From one Felis catus isolate Fca126 chromosome E2, F.catus_Fca126_mat1.0, whole genome shotgun sequence genomic stretch:
- the ZNF584 gene encoding zinc finger protein 584 produces the protein MAEEALGLVTFEDVAVYFSREEWGLLNLTQRSLYRDVMLENFALIGSLGFASSRCHVVAQLESEEEFWVPSMVDLTLVSRVEARRGPGLGCPCSLKDGETPTEQMKSYRVYLSEKSSLLGESGKDMPTTLGLLRHQATHSKGKPHRSTEHGEAFQPSSSSQQQQAVHATQKAFKCSDCGKAFPKAFALLDHLVTHPKERPFRCPKGGNAPTEKSTHVNYQKIHTGETSHVCTECGKAFSYPSKLRKHQKVHTGIKPFKCDECGKTFNRKDALVLHQRIHTGERPYECSECGKAFSVLSTLIRHRKVHIGERPYECRECGKFFKYNHSFILHQRVHTGERPYECKQCGKTYVTRSGLYQHWKVHTGERPYECSLCGKTFTTRSYRNRHQQFHTEERSYECTECGKAFKHSSTLLQHKKVHTGERP, from the exons ATGGCCGAGGAGGCGCTG GGGCTGGTGACCTTTGAGGATGTGGCTGTGTATTTCTCCCGGGAGGAGTGGGGGCTCCTTAATCTGACTCAGAGGAGCCTTTACCGTGATGTGATGCTAGAGAACTTTGCACTTATTGGCTCGCTGG GATTTGCATCTTCAAGGTGCCATGTGGTTGCCCAGCTGGAGAGTGAAGAAGAGTTCTGGGTTCCCAGCATGGTGGACCTGACTCTGGTCAGCAGAGTTGAGGCCAGGAGGGGTCCTGGTCTTG GTTGTCCGTGTAGCCTGAAGGATGGGGAAACCCCTACAGAGCAGATGAAGAGTTACAGAGTCTACCTGTCAGAGAAGTCCTCTCTGCTTGGGGAGTCTGGGAAGGACATGCCTACCACCTTAGGTCTTCTCCGGCACCAGGCCACCCACAGCAAGGGGAAGCCACACAGGAGCACCGAGCATGGAGAAGCCTTCCAACCCAGCTCCAGTAGCCAACAGCAGCAGGCAGTCCACGCCACACAGAAGGCCTTCAAGTGCAGTGACTGCGGGAAAGCCTTCCCAAAGGCCTTTGCGCTCCTTGACCACCTGGTAACCCACCCCAAAGAGAGACCCTTTAGATGTCCAAAAGGTGGAAATGCCCCCACGGAGAAATCCACCCATGTTAATTACCAAAAAATTCACACTGGAGAAACATCCCATGTGTGTACTGAGTGCGGAAAGGCCTTTAGTTATCCCTCTAAACTGAGGAAGCACCAGAAGGTTCACACGGGCATAAAACCTTTCAAGTGTGATGAATGTGGCAAAACCTTCAACCGCAAAGATGCACTCGTTCTGcaccagagaattcacactggagaaaggccttatgagtgcagcgaatgtgggaaagccttcagcgTTCTGTCTACTCTCATTCGGCACCGGAAAGTTCACATTGGAGAAAGGCCCTATGAGTGCAGGGAATGTGGGAAGTTCTTTAAATACAACCATAGCTTCATTCTTCAtcagagagttcacactggagaaaggccttatgagtgcAAGCAATGTGGGAAAACTTATGTGACCCGCTCTGGCCTGTATCAGCACTGGAAAGTTCACACTGGAGAACGGCCCTATGAGTGCAGCCTGTGTGGGAAGACCTTCACCACCAGGTCCTACCGCAATCGGCACCAGCAGTTCCACACTGAAGAGAGGTCCTATGAGTGTacagaatgtgggaaagccttcaaaCATAGTTCTACCCTTCTTCAGCACAAGAAAGTCCACACTGGAGAAAGGCCATAA